The genomic window TTTTACCAAAAAGGGATTACACTAGTATTCTTAAAAGATTATAGAAAAGCTATTGATGCATTTGATATGGCTATCCAAATAAGTCCAAATGAACCGAAGTATCATTTAGTAAGAGGAGATGCGCATCTTGACTTAGGTGAATTAGAAGATGCAATAATAAATTACGTACATGCTTCAAGCTTATCAAATTGTCCACCAAGTGTGTATACCGATATCGCTTTTGCATATGGCGAAATGGGAGATTTCAACGAATCGAGGGAAGCATATGCCATGGCTTTAAAATTCTATCAACCTAATGCAGACGAGTACGCTGGTATTACATACAACATTGGCTTCGCACAACAAATGAATGGGGATTACTTTGACGCTAAAAAAACTTTTGAAAAATATTTACTCAAGCATCCCTATAACTATGCAGCTATGGCAAAGCTCATTCAAATAAACTACGAGCTGAATAATATAGCAGCAGCTACATACCTAAAAAAGCTTTTGCGTTATGCATACGATAATAAACAACTTAAGGGTGAAATGAGAGATAAGTACTGCATAGATCAGTTCTACTGGAATGGTCACCTTGTTTTTGCTTATGAGTTTTTCGAAAACAACCACGATAACTCCGTTGAGGTAAGCCATATCTTCCAAGTAAAGGATAAGAACAAGAATCTAATATGTGAACTGCAATTAGAGTTAGACTCCACAAATACGAACTCCAACGAAAATGTATATTACTTATGTATTATTAAAGACGATCTACATCAGAAATTTGGCATGCTCCCTTTTACTGACAAATTAGATTATACAGAATTAAAACTTGCG from Flavobacteriales bacterium includes these protein-coding regions:
- a CDS encoding tetratricopeptide repeat protein; its protein translation is LILILIGGPSFSSSIKEDQKIESYYVDNLFYKILKYKSKKEDSLSAKSLFYKGMSAFMLKQDHEALDYFIKSINRDGKVGITFYQKGITLVFLKDYRKAIDAFDMAIQISPNEPKYHLVRGDAHLDLGELEDAIINYVHASSLSNCPPSVYTDIAFAYGEMGDFNESREAYAMALKFYQPNADEYAGITYNIGFAQQMNGDYFDAKKTFEKYLLKHPYNYAAMAKLIQINYELNNIAAATYLKKLLRYAYDNKQLKGEMRDKYCIDQFYWNGHLVFAYEFFENNHDNSVEVSHIFQVKDKNKNLICELQLELDSTNTNSNENVYYLCIIKDDLHQKFGMLPFTDKLDYTELKLAIINVLNDQAKPTEELDGYAAWCKYLDQDYNFGFDGSSFNDAIVASSVPFEYNWIMENFPEANYKSQRLFFHEGKPFDILIFEDKEGRQLEFYFNISAFYADVD